A region from the Halobacillus mangrovi genome encodes:
- the typA gene encoding translational GTPase TypA has product MQHRNDIRNIAIVAHVDHGKTTLVDQMLHYSGTFRDNEHVDERAMDSNDLEKERGITILAKNTAINYNDARINILDTPGHADFGGEVERILKMVDGVLLVVDAYEGCMPQTRFVLKKALEQKLTPVVVLNKIDRPNARPDEVVDEVLDLFIELGADDEQLEFPVVYASALNGTSGDEPEDQQETMDPIFKLIMNNIPAPVDTQEDPLQFQVTLLDYNDYLGRIGIGRVFQGKIKVGQQVSLMKKDGSVKNFRVSKLFGFIGLKRIEIQEAQAGDIIALAGLEDINVGETVCLPDNQEAMEIPRIDEPTLQMTFLVNNSPFAGREGKYVTARQIEERLLTQLETDVSLRVDPTDSPDAFTVSGRGELHLSILVENMRREGFELQLSKPQVILKEIDGEICEPVERVQIDTPEEFQGAIMESIGYRKGEMQDMVNDGNGQVRLEFLVPSRGLIGYSTEFMTQTRGYGILNHTFDGYAPLTKGQVGGRREGVLVALEKGKASTYGIMNLEDRGTIFVEPGTEVYEGMIVGEHNRENDLTVNITKEKHLTNIRSATKDTTNTIKKTRKMTLEEAIEYLDDDEYCEVTPESVRLRKKYLNKNEREKMAKKKKLQNADI; this is encoded by the coding sequence ATGCAACACAGAAACGATATTCGAAATATTGCTATCGTCGCCCACGTTGACCACGGTAAAACGACGTTAGTGGACCAAATGCTTCACTATTCTGGTACATTCCGTGATAACGAGCATGTTGATGAGCGTGCAATGGACTCGAATGATTTAGAAAAAGAGCGCGGCATTACGATCTTAGCGAAGAATACCGCGATTAATTATAATGATGCTAGAATCAATATCCTTGATACTCCTGGTCACGCGGACTTCGGGGGAGAGGTAGAACGAATTCTTAAAATGGTAGATGGTGTCCTTCTAGTCGTTGACGCTTATGAAGGATGCATGCCGCAAACTCGCTTTGTTCTGAAAAAAGCGTTAGAACAAAAACTGACACCAGTTGTAGTCTTGAACAAGATTGATCGTCCGAATGCCCGCCCAGACGAAGTAGTGGATGAAGTTCTTGACCTGTTCATCGAGCTTGGTGCGGATGATGAACAGCTTGAGTTCCCTGTCGTTTATGCTTCTGCTCTGAATGGTACATCTGGTGATGAACCAGAAGATCAGCAGGAAACGATGGACCCGATTTTCAAATTGATCATGAACAACATTCCTGCACCTGTAGATACGCAGGAAGATCCGCTTCAGTTCCAAGTGACACTGCTGGATTATAACGACTATTTAGGACGTATCGGAATTGGCCGTGTCTTCCAAGGTAAGATCAAAGTCGGTCAGCAAGTATCCTTGATGAAGAAAGACGGTTCTGTGAAAAACTTCCGTGTCAGCAAGCTGTTCGGCTTTATTGGTCTCAAGCGAATTGAGATTCAAGAAGCACAGGCTGGCGATATCATCGCTCTTGCCGGATTGGAAGATATCAACGTAGGGGAAACCGTATGTCTGCCTGACAATCAGGAAGCTATGGAAATCCCGCGTATCGACGAACCTACCCTTCAAATGACGTTCCTTGTTAACAACAGTCCGTTTGCTGGACGTGAAGGAAAATATGTTACCGCTCGTCAAATTGAAGAACGCCTGTTGACTCAATTAGAAACAGATGTAAGTCTTCGTGTAGATCCTACAGATTCTCCGGACGCTTTCACAGTTTCCGGACGTGGTGAACTGCACCTGTCTATTCTAGTTGAGAACATGCGCCGTGAAGGGTTTGAACTGCAGCTTTCCAAACCACAAGTGATCTTGAAAGAAATTGACGGGGAGATTTGTGAACCGGTAGAGCGCGTTCAAATCGATACACCGGAAGAATTCCAAGGGGCGATTATGGAATCCATTGGATATCGTAAGGGTGAAATGCAAGACATGGTGAACGATGGGAACGGGCAAGTGCGCCTTGAATTCCTTGTACCATCTCGCGGCCTGATCGGTTATTCTACAGAGTTCATGACACAGACACGCGGTTACGGAATCTTGAACCATACGTTTGATGGCTATGCTCCTCTTACAAAAGGTCAAGTCGGAGGCCGCCGTGAAGGTGTGCTAGTTGCTCTTGAAAAAGGAAAAGCATCCACTTACGGCATCATGAACCTTGAAGATCGAGGAACGATTTTTGTAGAACCGGGTACAGAGGTTTATGAAGGAATGATCGTCGGAGAGCACAACCGTGAAAATGATCTGACTGTAAATATCACTAAAGAAAAACACTTGACTAACATTCGCTCTGCAACAAAAGATACGACGAACACGATCAAGAAGACTCGTAAGATGACGCTTGAAGAAGCCATCGAGTATCTAGACGATGATGAGTATTGCGAAGTTACGCCAGAAAGCGTACGCCTTCGTAAGAAATATCTCAACAAAAACGAACGCGAAAAAATGGCTAAGAAGAAAAAGCTTCAAAACGCAGACATTTAA
- a CDS encoding RluA family pseudouridine synthase, which produces METKREGEWLKVEVPSKWDGYSVYKIMKKEWHVPRKLMHRFRSNRELTINHKDVHWKDTKVRTGDTLHIRLFKPLPLEVSPSPMDIDVIYEDDHLLVVNKPSGVFTHPNTPFETDTLVNGVAAYFEENMIYSTPKYVHRLDRDTSGAILFAKHDLAIAMLGKELQKRTIKRTYLAWAHGIIQPGEGIITAPIGKDLTHPVRRCVSSEGQYAETHYKVLEYDKESNASLLSLQLQTGRTHQIRVHLSHKGHPLVGDEMYGGEGRIDFKQALHAAVLTFQHPFTEKIIKCFALPPANSPLFSERHLELLGET; this is translated from the coding sequence GTGGAAACAAAGAGAGAAGGAGAATGGCTGAAAGTGGAAGTCCCCTCTAAATGGGATGGTTATTCAGTCTACAAAATTATGAAGAAAGAATGGCATGTTCCGAGAAAGCTGATGCATCGTTTTAGATCGAATCGTGAATTGACCATTAATCATAAAGACGTCCATTGGAAAGACACAAAAGTACGGACGGGAGACACCCTCCATATTCGATTATTCAAGCCCCTTCCTTTAGAGGTTAGTCCTTCTCCGATGGATATTGATGTGATTTATGAGGATGACCATCTTTTAGTTGTCAATAAACCATCAGGCGTTTTCACTCATCCGAACACACCTTTTGAAACAGACACCCTGGTGAACGGAGTAGCGGCTTATTTTGAAGAAAACATGATTTATTCTACTCCCAAATATGTCCACAGATTAGACAGGGACACATCTGGTGCCATTCTTTTTGCAAAACATGACCTGGCCATTGCGATGCTTGGGAAAGAATTGCAGAAAAGAACAATCAAACGAACTTATCTAGCCTGGGCTCATGGCATAATTCAACCTGGGGAGGGAATCATTACAGCGCCTATAGGAAAAGATTTGACCCACCCTGTACGCAGGTGTGTGTCATCTGAAGGGCAATATGCTGAAACTCACTATAAAGTACTGGAGTATGATAAAGAAAGTAATGCCTCTCTTCTCTCCCTCCAGCTGCAAACAGGCAGGACCCATCAAATCAGGGTTCATCTGAGCCATAAGGGTCATCCGCTTGTTGGGGATGAGATGTATGGAGGAGAAGGAAGAATAGATTTTAAACAAGCTCTTCATGCAGCAGTCTTGACCTTCCAACATCCTTTCACAGAAAAGATTATTAAATGCTTTGCCTTACCCCCAGCAAATTCTCCACTCTTCTCTGAACGGCACTTGGAGTTATTGGGAGAAACGTAA
- a CDS encoding 4a-hydroxytetrahydrobiopterin dehydratase: MDEQRIPEEEKEKRVAELDGWKLQDEKFIVKRYRFKDFLAGIQFVNHVAEYSEDIQHHPFISIDYKMVTMKLTSWNAKGLTDLDLSCAQKYDELYKSLVE, from the coding sequence ATGGATGAACAAAGAATTCCTGAGGAAGAAAAAGAAAAGCGTGTGGCTGAATTAGACGGCTGGAAGCTGCAGGATGAAAAATTCATTGTAAAGCGATATCGATTTAAAGATTTCCTGGCAGGCATCCAATTTGTGAATCATGTAGCAGAATACTCAGAGGATATTCAGCACCATCCGTTCATCAGCATTGACTACAAAATGGTGACGATGAAGCTCACCTCATGGAATGCCAAGGGCTTAACTGATCTGGATTTGAGCTGCGCCCAAAAATATGATGAGTTGTACAAGTCTCTCGTTGAATAA
- a CDS encoding M3 family oligoendopeptidase, producing the protein MTPYPLTWDLDSIFEGGSQSEQLKKYVENTENHISELETMVESFSAPRHTDQIEELSEIMPILQTIIKELSEFGAFVSCLSAQDVHDKKAGLWQSKQHELGARFDNTMTQFDQKLVQVDKDVWNSLISQHPFKELSFILDERRHLAMDKLDLRQESIINDLGVDGYHAWGQMYDTLVGKMSVEVEGETLSVGQASNRLSSSDRTIRKKVFDNLQKAWSDQEDLFSETLNHLSGFRLQTYKHRNWKRVLKEPLDYNRMSEDTLNAMWDTIVEFKNQYVPYLEKKAQLLGIDKLSFYDVEAPVAKTEQMMSYQEGAEFIIKQFRQFSPKMADFAEMAFEKGWIEAEDRPGKQPGGFCTSFPDSEQTRIFMTYSGTPSNVATLAHELGHAYHQHVMNELPVLNQGYAMNVAETASTFAEMIVADAAVKQAENEEEKLALLEDKVQRSVAFFMNIHARFLFETRF; encoded by the coding sequence ATGACACCCTACCCGTTAACGTGGGATTTAGATAGCATCTTTGAAGGCGGAAGCCAATCTGAACAACTGAAGAAGTACGTGGAAAATACAGAAAACCATATTTCAGAATTAGAGACCATGGTCGAATCGTTCTCAGCACCAAGACACACGGATCAAATTGAGGAGCTTTCAGAAATCATGCCTATTCTTCAAACGATCATCAAAGAGCTATCGGAATTCGGTGCTTTTGTCAGCTGCTTAAGTGCACAGGATGTTCACGATAAAAAAGCTGGTCTTTGGCAGTCGAAGCAGCATGAACTTGGGGCGCGTTTTGACAATACGATGACACAATTTGATCAGAAGCTCGTTCAAGTCGATAAAGATGTATGGAATTCCTTAATAAGCCAGCACCCTTTTAAGGAGCTGTCTTTTATTCTCGATGAAAGACGCCACCTGGCTATGGACAAATTGGACCTTCGTCAGGAATCCATAATCAATGACCTCGGTGTCGATGGTTATCACGCCTGGGGGCAGATGTACGATACGTTGGTTGGAAAAATGAGTGTTGAGGTTGAAGGGGAAACATTATCAGTCGGACAAGCATCAAACCGGCTCAGTTCTTCAGACCGTACCATCAGGAAAAAAGTATTTGATAACCTTCAAAAGGCCTGGAGTGATCAAGAAGATTTATTCAGTGAAACGTTGAACCACCTCTCAGGTTTCCGACTGCAAACGTACAAGCACCGTAATTGGAAGCGCGTTTTAAAGGAGCCGCTTGACTATAACCGCATGAGTGAGGATACGCTGAATGCGATGTGGGACACCATTGTTGAATTTAAGAACCAATATGTTCCGTATTTGGAGAAAAAGGCTCAGCTGTTAGGCATAGATAAGTTGAGCTTTTACGATGTAGAAGCACCCGTCGCAAAAACTGAGCAGATGATGAGTTATCAGGAGGGAGCAGAATTCATTATTAAGCAATTCCGCCAATTTAGCCCTAAGATGGCTGACTTTGCCGAAATGGCTTTTGAAAAAGGCTGGATCGAAGCCGAGGACCGACCAGGTAAACAGCCGGGAGGATTTTGTACAAGCTTTCCTGATAGTGAACAAACTAGGATTTTCATGACTTATTCAGGAACACCGTCAAACGTAGCTACATTGGCTCATGAACTAGGACACGCTTATCATCAGCATGTGATGAATGAGCTGCCGGTACTGAATCAAGGGTATGCGATGAATGTAGCAGAAACAGCATCAACTTTCGCTGAAATGATCGTTGCAGATGCAGCAGTCAAACAGGCGGAAAATGAAGAAGAAAAGCTTGCCCTCCTGGAAGATAAGGTTCAGCGAAGTGTAGCATTCTTCATGAATATCCATGCACGGTTCTTATTCGAAACACGTTTTTAA
- a CDS encoding PTS sugar transporter subunit IIA: MSENILTAKTIEMNQSFDSKEEAIQYTGALLRDNGYVNAEYIDQMLEREKVTSTFMGNYVAIPHGTEDAKKAVLETGIAVVTVPEGVDFGDGNIVKLLIGIAGKGDEHLEILSKIAIVCSEEENIDTILNAGSKEEIISIFNEVN, encoded by the coding sequence ATGTCTGAAAATATTTTAACGGCGAAAACAATTGAAATGAACCAGAGTTTTGATTCAAAAGAAGAGGCAATCCAATATACAGGTGCGCTTCTCCGTGACAATGGATATGTGAATGCAGAATACATTGACCAGATGCTTGAGCGAGAGAAAGTTACTTCAACCTTTATGGGGAATTATGTAGCGATCCCACATGGTACAGAGGATGCGAAAAAAGCTGTCCTTGAGACTGGAATTGCTGTAGTGACCGTTCCAGAAGGTGTGGACTTCGGTGATGGAAACATCGTTAAGTTGCTTATCGGCATTGCCGGAAAAGGGGATGAACATTTAGAGATTCTTTCTAAAATCGCTATTGTATGTTCAGAGGAAGAGAACATTGATACGATTTTAAATGCAGGCTCTAAAGAAGAAATCATCAGTATTTTCAACGAGGTGAATTAA
- a CDS encoding phosphotransferase family protein, translating to MKENWERMKNTSKLNEEEIEQTLKLWKPDLENYQIKELSGGLSHTNYKATFSDHPPLVLRVSEDELNLKMEKNLHDRLDNNNKVPHFFEIIPIKSYKVGVLEWKQGQSVKDLLYRGVSSVQRKLGFSAGVELAKLRSYSFNKSGFLNQSLEVDEVFNMTPESFMKTIDHFLEEYIPKWIEAEFIRKIREFAKERSWLIELDGFSSSLVHGDFNGLNLLGNKGEITAVLDWEFAMSGSLYWDIGNFIRYQSIPNFQHCEKGLVEGLKSKGITLPDEWKQIAQLYDLVALCSMLNTKENGPNRIADLKSLIDQTLS from the coding sequence GTGAAGGAAAACTGGGAACGAATGAAAAATACTAGTAAGTTGAATGAAGAAGAAATAGAGCAGACGCTCAAGCTTTGGAAGCCGGATTTAGAGAATTATCAGATTAAAGAATTAAGTGGAGGATTGAGTCACACGAATTATAAAGCGACCTTTTCTGACCATCCACCATTAGTTTTGAGAGTTTCAGAGGATGAACTTAATTTAAAAATGGAGAAAAACTTACACGACCGCTTAGATAACAACAACAAAGTACCTCATTTTTTTGAGATCATTCCTATAAAATCTTATAAAGTAGGGGTTCTGGAGTGGAAACAGGGTCAATCAGTCAAAGACTTGCTTTATAGAGGTGTGTCTTCGGTGCAAAGGAAACTAGGTTTCTCGGCCGGAGTTGAGTTAGCGAAATTAAGGTCATATTCGTTTAATAAAAGCGGGTTCTTGAACCAAAGTCTTGAAGTGGATGAAGTTTTTAATATGACTCCTGAGAGCTTTATGAAAACCATCGATCATTTTTTGGAAGAGTACATACCGAAGTGGATAGAGGCTGAGTTCATAAGGAAAATTAGAGAGTTTGCGAAGGAACGTTCCTGGCTGATCGAGCTTGATGGTTTTTCATCTTCTTTAGTTCACGGCGATTTTAACGGACTTAATTTACTAGGCAATAAAGGGGAAATCACGGCCGTGCTGGACTGGGAGTTTGCCATGTCTGGCTCTCTGTACTGGGATATCGGTAATTTTATTCGCTATCAATCCATTCCTAATTTCCAGCATTGTGAAAAAGGGTTGGTTGAGGGTTTGAAAAGTAAGGGAATTACCCTGCCGGACGAATGGAAACAAATCGCGCAGCTCTACGATCTGGTTGCGCTTTGCAGCATGCTCAACACAAAAGAAAACGGACCAAATCGGATAGCAGATTTGAAATCTCTGATTGATCAAACCCTATCTTGA
- a CDS encoding FixH family protein, producing MKKTYMFLMTVLILILAACGTSEGEQDTTQGDETTEDSLTPPEVEVQFEGPLPVNEETTIKAVVTQGDKKVEDAEYVEFEIWNDAKGEDSSEKVKASHTSDGVYEASYTFKEEGTYQVIAHTQVGDLHTMPQKEVTVGEASADNSHDEANGKESSHDHGKGEFMVHLMTDNAFKAGTESTLTTHISRMESPFEDAIVRFEISSDQMDKHSFLDAEESEPGEYKAAHTFPSAGEYTINVHYEKPDEEIHGHKEETIKVTE from the coding sequence ATGAAAAAAACATACATGTTTTTGATGACCGTACTTATTTTGATCCTAGCCGCTTGCGGCACATCTGAAGGAGAGCAAGACACCACCCAGGGGGATGAAACAACAGAAGATTCCCTCACTCCACCGGAAGTAGAAGTGCAATTCGAAGGACCACTTCCTGTTAACGAAGAAACGACGATTAAGGCTGTCGTAACTCAAGGAGATAAAAAGGTCGAAGATGCGGAATACGTTGAGTTCGAAATTTGGAACGACGCTAAGGGAGAAGACAGTTCTGAGAAAGTGAAAGCTTCCCATACTAGTGATGGTGTGTATGAAGCCTCTTATACTTTTAAAGAAGAAGGAACCTACCAAGTCATTGCCCATACGCAAGTAGGCGACCTTCATACAATGCCGCAGAAGGAAGTTACCGTGGGTGAAGCGAGTGCAGATAATTCTCATGACGAGGCCAATGGAAAAGAGAGTTCGCATGATCACGGGAAAGGTGAATTCATGGTTCATTTAATGACGGACAATGCCTTTAAGGCAGGAACAGAATCTACGTTAACCACTCATATCAGCCGGATGGAATCTCCTTTTGAAGATGCCATCGTACGTTTTGAAATCAGTTCAGACCAGATGGATAAACACTCGTTTCTTGACGCAGAAGAGTCTGAACCTGGAGAATATAAAGCTGCCCACACGTTCCCTTCAGCAGGCGAATATACGATTAATGTCCACTACGAGAAACCAGATGAAGAAATTCACGGTCATAAAGAAGAAACAATTAAAGTTACAGAATAA
- the bshB2 gene encoding bacillithiol biosynthesis deacetylase BshB2 yields MIEQERHVLVIFPHPDDEAFGVSGTITSYIKQGTPLTYACLTLGEMGRNLGKPAFATRETLPEIRRKELIKAAEAMGIQDLRMMGLRDKTLEFEDDTQMKNMVKDLIDELNPSLVISFYPGYAVHPDHEATARAVVRALRDMKPEDRPKFHAVAFANNTEEELGQPDVVNDIQAVQEEKLKAMRAHISQTARMLEMLEEGIKAKDPEAMKWVTNERFYTYNWDQDQVK; encoded by the coding sequence ATGATTGAACAAGAACGTCATGTCCTCGTGATCTTTCCGCATCCTGATGATGAAGCTTTCGGAGTATCCGGGACAATTACTTCATATATAAAGCAAGGCACACCCCTGACGTATGCCTGCCTAACACTAGGAGAAATGGGAAGAAATTTAGGGAAGCCAGCATTCGCTACAAGGGAAACCTTGCCTGAGATCCGTCGGAAAGAACTCATTAAAGCTGCTGAAGCAATGGGGATACAGGATTTGAGAATGATGGGGCTTCGGGATAAAACATTAGAGTTCGAAGACGATACTCAAATGAAAAACATGGTGAAGGATTTAATTGATGAGCTGAACCCTTCCCTTGTCATCAGCTTCTATCCTGGGTACGCGGTGCACCCAGACCATGAAGCAACCGCTCGAGCGGTTGTAAGAGCACTAAGGGACATGAAGCCTGAAGATCGTCCTAAATTCCACGCTGTAGCTTTTGCGAATAACACCGAGGAAGAACTTGGTCAGCCAGATGTCGTTAATGATATTCAAGCCGTCCAGGAAGAAAAGTTAAAGGCGATGCGCGCTCACATCTCCCAAACGGCACGGATGCTGGAAATGCTCGAGGAAGGCATTAAAGCCAAGGATCCGGAAGCCATGAAGTGGGTAACGAATGAGAGATTCTATACGTACAATTGGGATCAAGATCAGGTCAAGTAA
- a CDS encoding mannitol-1-phosphate 5-dehydrogenase translates to MMKAVHFGAGNIGRGFIGALLSQSNYETIFVDVNAELIDELNDKGAYRVELAGTDDSIEVTNVSGLNSLEDEEKVIEAIAEAEVITTAVGPNVLPMIAPVLAKGLLEKNSNGIVIACENMVGGTEILKNHVIENLDEEQKEWISDRISFPNAAVDRIVPNQNQKDPLTVMVEPYYEWVVETSSINSELPDIKGITYVDDLTPYIERKLFTVNTGHAVAAYLGKYNGYLTIKESLDDSNIKNKIQGALSESGGVLIEKYGFNPDEHQDYIDTIISRFENPDLSDEVTRVGRGPVRKLGPKDRLVRPALEFIRLKKEEPAHLAEVIAAALDYKNEEDPEAVELQDLIREKGKISAFCEIAELEKDHPLVQSVEKYLV, encoded by the coding sequence ATGATGAAGGCTGTACATTTCGGAGCTGGAAATATTGGGAGAGGGTTTATTGGCGCTTTACTTTCCCAATCAAATTATGAAACTATTTTTGTCGACGTCAATGCTGAACTGATTGATGAACTAAATGACAAAGGGGCTTATCGGGTTGAACTTGCTGGTACGGATGATTCCATTGAAGTGACCAACGTATCAGGATTAAACAGCCTTGAAGATGAAGAAAAAGTCATCGAAGCCATTGCCGAAGCAGAAGTCATCACAACGGCCGTGGGTCCAAATGTTCTGCCTATGATCGCCCCTGTGCTAGCTAAAGGGTTGTTGGAGAAAAATAGCAACGGGATTGTTATTGCGTGTGAGAATATGGTCGGAGGTACGGAAATACTAAAAAATCATGTGATTGAAAACTTAGATGAAGAACAGAAAGAATGGATTTCTGATCGGATTAGTTTTCCCAATGCTGCGGTTGATCGAATTGTTCCAAATCAAAACCAAAAAGATCCTCTCACTGTAATGGTAGAGCCTTACTATGAGTGGGTGGTGGAGACGTCATCGATTAACAGCGAACTCCCGGACATTAAAGGTATCACTTACGTTGATGATCTGACACCTTACATTGAAAGGAAACTATTTACAGTTAATACCGGACATGCGGTAGCGGCCTATCTTGGAAAATACAACGGCTACCTAACGATTAAAGAGTCTTTGGATGATTCCAATATCAAAAATAAAATTCAGGGCGCTCTAAGTGAGTCCGGTGGAGTCTTAATCGAGAAGTATGGCTTTAATCCCGACGAACACCAGGACTACATCGATACAATCATCAGCCGATTTGAAAACCCTGACTTGTCTGATGAAGTCACACGGGTAGGACGGGGACCAGTTCGGAAGCTGGGACCTAAGGATCGCCTTGTGCGTCCTGCGCTAGAATTTATCCGCTTGAAAAAAGAGGAACCTGCTCACCTGGCTGAAGTGATTGCAGCTGCATTGGATTATAAGAATGAAGAAGACCCAGAAGCGGTCGAACTCCAGGATTTGATCCGTGAAAAAGGCAAAATCAGTGCCTTTTGTGAGATAGCAGAATTAGAAAAGGATCACCCACTTGTCCAATCAGTAGAAAAGTACCTTGTCTAA
- a CDS encoding PilZ domain-containing protein — protein MRYRRQETLRYSFETPPPARFKLIKGGEKHVHSSTGKGQVIDISPGGMKLFTTVHIPSEKKVQLFVHTAIAQVDLSFTADVVWENQVNDGYHYGLDFIGDHQDKVIHALKEYRKTSQESST, from the coding sequence ATGCGATATCGTCGACAAGAAACATTGCGATATAGTTTTGAAACACCCCCTCCTGCCCGGTTTAAACTGATCAAGGGCGGTGAAAAGCATGTTCATTCTTCCACTGGTAAGGGCCAAGTGATTGACATAAGTCCTGGTGGAATGAAACTTTTTACGACTGTACATATCCCTTCGGAGAAAAAGGTCCAGCTATTCGTCCATACGGCTATTGCTCAAGTGGACCTGTCATTCACAGCAGATGTGGTATGGGAAAACCAGGTGAATGACGGGTATCATTATGGCCTTGATTTCATCGGTGATCACCAGGATAAAGTTATCCACGCACTTAAGGAGTATAGAAAAACATCCCAAGAAAGTTCTACATAA